DNA from Gemmatimonadetes bacterium SCN 70-22:
TCGGCGCGCTCGCCGCCGCCGGGCTTGCCGCCGCGGGCATCTCGGGCGAGGACGGCGGACTCCTGACGTGCCGCCTCTTCGCCGATGGTGCGCTCGGGGCGGTGGGCGAGCCGGAGATCGTGAATCCCGCGCTCGTGCACGCACTCTTCGCCGGCGGGTTCGTCCCCGTCATCTCGCCGGTCGGACGCTTTGCGGACGGCAGCGGCTGCAACGTGAACGGTGACGACGCGGCCGCTGCCATCGCCGCGGCGTTGGGCGCCGACGAACTCGTCCTGGTGGCCGATGTCCCGGGTGTCCTCGACGCAGGGGGCGCGGTCATTCCGCAGCTGGACAGCGACGGGATGGCCGACCTGGTCGCCAGCGGCGGGGCAAAGGGGGGGATGATCGCCAAGCTCGAGTCCGCCCGTCGCGCCCTGGACGGCGGCGTGGGGCGAGTGCGCGTCGGCAACCTGGCAGCGATTCCCGATGCGAGCGCCGGCACCACCCTCGTCGCGCACGCCGAGCGACGATCGCGATAGGCTGCGGGACGAGCCTCGCCCGCCCGTCGCGAACCGGCGCCCGCAACCTTCGCCACCCCGTTCCACCCGTCGCTCCCTCCCCGTTCGCCTGCCCTCTGCCCTCCCTCCTCTCGTCTCCGAGGTTTCCGATGCCTGCTTCCGTCGCCTCGCATCCCGCGACCGATGCCCTGCTCCCCGTGTACAAGCGCGCACCGATGGAGCTGGTGCGTGGCGAGGGCGTGGAACTCATCGACAGCGAAGGCAAGCGCTATCTCGACTTCACCAGCGGGATCGCGGTGAACGCGCTGGGCTACGGCGACGCGCAGCTTCAGGAGGTCATCAGGCGGGCTGCCGAGGGGCTGATTCACGTGTCGAACCTGTTCCGAACCGCGCCAGGCGAGCAGCTGGCGGACAAGCTGGTCGCAACCTCGTTCGCCGACCGCGTCTTCTTCGCCAATTCTGGCGCGGAAGCGAACGAGGGGGCCTTCAAGTTCGCGCGCCGCTGGGCACGCAACGTCGGTGGGCCAGCCAAGCACGAGATCTTCTCGCTGCGCGGAGCGTTTCACGGGCGTCTCTTCGGCACGGTTGCCGCCACCGATCGCCCCCAGTACCGCATGCCGTTCCGCCCGCTGGCGGGAGGCATCTCGATCCTCGAGCGCGACCTGGACGACCTCGACATCTCGCTCAACTCCGAGACGACGGCTGCCCTCATCCTCGAGCCGATCCAGGGCGAAGGGGGGGTGCGAGTGTTCGAGGCGGACTTCGTGCGCGCCGTGCGCCAGCTGACGCAGGAGCGTCGCATTGCGCTCATCTTCGACGAGATCCAGTGCGGACTGGGGCGCACCGGGCACCTGTATGCCCACGAACGGTTGGGGGTCACGCCGGACATCATGACGCTGGCCAAGCCGATTGCCGGCGGACTCCCCATGGGGGCGATCCTCGCGACCGACGAGATC
Protein-coding regions in this window:
- a CDS encoding acetylglutamate kinase, which codes for MTTRVIKIGGRAQGDPGLAPAIASAVARGDRVCVVHGGGDEVSQLQRQLGAEPAFHNGRRVTTEGDLLVVRMVLSATVNKRLVGALAAAGLAAAGISGEDGGLLTCRLFADGALGAVGEPEIVNPALVHALFAGGFVPVISPVGRFADGSGCNVNGDDAAAAIAAALGADELVLVADVPGVLDAGGAVIPQLDSDGMADLVASGGAKGGMIAKLESARRALDGGVGRVRVGNLAAIPDASAGTTLVAHAERRSR